The Streptomyces venezuelae genomic interval CGAGATAAGCGTGACCAAGGCGCGCACCAAGGCCACGAGGATCCTGACCGAACAGTTCCGCGACAGTACGCTCAAGGTCCGACGGCACTGGGATGACGCGAAGGTCCCAGACAATGCCGAGGATGCGTGGCTGGTCGTAATGCACTGGGACGACTTCGGTGACCCGCGCGGCGTTGACCCTCACGGCGCTATCCCTCCCAAGATCCAGGAACTGTGGGAGCGCACTCCGTCCGGCGGGGTTCGCGAGTACCGCAATCGACTGGTGGTGCTGGCACCGTCACTGGGCACGCATGATGCGATGGTCCGTGCTGTGAAGACTCACCTCGCCCTCGAAGAGCTCTCCACGAGCGCAGACACGCTGAACGCTCTGACCCCTGAAAAGCGCGGCGAGCTGAAGGACAAGGCCAAGGAATCAGCGCTCATGGCAAGGGTTGCGGTCTGTAACCATGTAAACGCGCTTTATGTGCCGACGAGCCAAGGTCTTGAGGCAGTGCAGCTCGATCAGGTCACTACATCATCGGTATGGCCCAACCAGACCGATGCGATCTTGAGCCGTCTCGCTGCAATGGAGAAGACGCTTCGCGCCGGCGACAAGGCAATTGATCCGGCACACATCAAGAGCAAGCTCGGCGACCTGATGAACCGGCCTCAGCCGACTGAAGAGCTGGTCAAGGCATTCGCCAGGCGCCCTGATCTCAAGATGGTATTTGACCGGGCCCAACTGGTCTCCCTGATCAGTGCCGGCGTCCGCAACGGTGTGTGGGAGTACCAAGACCCGGACCGTGGCGACGATGGTTGGGCAACCAAGGAGCACCCAGGTGCGAGCATTCGGCTAGCGGCAGATGTCCTCCTGCACCCGCCCGGCTCAGCTCCGGCGCCTGTCGAGCAGGCGTGCCCTCTCTGTGACACCGTCCATCCTGGTCGTGGTTGCCCCGATGAGACACTGAACGGTTCTTCAGGTGGTGGCACCCAGCTGGGCCTCCAATCGGCCAAGCCCACTGTGTTCACCGCCGCAGGCGCGGCCGGGAGCGCCTTTGCACAGGCACGCAGCGCAGCCGCGGATACGCAGCGGGAAAGCCTGGTGGAATTGAAGATCGAGGTTGACCACCTGGGCGCCGGAGCGGGCCCTGAGCTGTTGCGACTCCATTCGATCATCCCACCGGCAACCTTGGGAGCCGACCTGACTTACGATGTGGATGTGGTCGTCACCCTAGGTGACGGCCAGATGCACACGGCAAAAATCTCCTATGTGGGGACACCCAGGGACTACGCTCCGCTCCGAGAAGCTCTCAAGCAGTTGCTTGGACCGCGTGAGTCCGTGCTCAAGGCTTCAGTAACCGCTGCCTTCGCCGACCCGCTGCCATTGTCCGGCGACGTGGTGGAACGCTTCGCGCAGGCCGCGCGCGATACTGGTCCGACCAAGTGCAGGATTTCGATGCGCACTGAGAGTGACGGATGAGCCGAGCCGAGCAATACACCTGCCTAATTTCCCGCGATGAGGATGGCCGCATCGTTGCAGTTGATGTCGCCGCAGATGATCTCGATGGCGGTCATCGAGCCATCCATGTAAATGGCGGTCGCGCCACACACATCGCGGCACCTCTCCAGGATGTCCTGCGTAGTGCCGGACTGCGGGGGCGAGACTGGAACGCACCCAAGCCGGTGGTACTCGATCCCATGCTCGGCGCACACGCAGAGTTGCTGCTGCGTGCTGTGAAGCCACTTCGCCGAACGGACCGGATCATTGACATTGCCGCAGGGGTCGCTGCGATGAGTCGAGAGGAAGCGACCTACTGGCATGCGCAGGTCCAGCATCGTCATGGGCTCAAGGCGCTACGCATCCTCCTCGATGGAGGTAAGCGCAGGTGACCCTGAGCACCAAAAGAGCAGATCAGGGCGCAGCGGACGGATCCGCCGTGCAGACACAGTGGGAGGCCAGACGGTGACCCGGAGCCTTATCGAGCAGTGGTTGCCTTCAGCGTCTATTGGCGCCGAAAGCGTTAGGGAAACCGGGACCTTCACGGCTTTGCCGCCGACTTTTGCGTTGCACGTCTGGTGGGCTCGGCGTCCTCACATTGCCAGCCGCGCGGCTGTGGTTGCTTCTGCGCTACCGGCCTGGCCGACGCCTGGTGAAGCGGAAAAGGATGAGGACTGCGCGCGCGTCCTCGCCGGCTTGCAGAACGAATTTCCCGGCGGAGAGAAGGAATACCATGCATGGTTCCTGATGTGCTTGGGAATCGTTGGTGATCCCGTTTCTTCACGGAAGGCAATTGCGGCAGCTAAAGAGGCCGGCATTAAGCTTCCAGGGAACGGATACGGGTATCCGCGGGCGTTCACGGAAAGCCCAGGCCGTGAGAATCTTGAGCGAATTTCGCGACTTTCTGGGTTGCGCAGCAAAACCGGATCCGAGGAAACGACTCTCCTGGATATGTTCTCCGGAGGAGGGAGTATCCCGTTTGAGGCAGTGCGATATGGATTCGATACGTACGCCAATGAGTTGAACCCAGTGGCATCCGCGATCCTTGAAGGCACGGTGGCTCTTCCTGCCGACCTCGGGGTCGAATTCACGCAGGTTATTAGCGCCTGGGGCAACCGTTGGGCTGGCCGTGTGCGTAAGAGGCTCGAAGAATTCTATCCTCTACAGGGTGGGGAAACGGTGGTCGCCTACGTTTGGGCGCACACCGTTCCTTGTCCTACGACCGGCCGCCCAACGCCACTGTCGCCAAACTATTGGCTCGCTCGCCCCGCATCCGGCCTTAAGGTCGCCGTAGACCTGGAGATCGACCACGAGAAAGGGACAGTAAAGCCGAGAATCGTAGAGGGCAGTGCTGCTGCGACTCCCGGAAGCAGAGCTACATATAAGAATGGCACAGCGACCAGTATCTGGACTGGCGAAACATTCTCCGGCGAATATATTCAGGAGATGGCGCAATCAGGGCACCTTGGCCAGCAACTCCTGGCTCTGGCAACCACCCGTAGCGGGGTCAAGGGGCGAAGGTTCCGCGTGCCGACGAGCGATGATCTAGCTGCTGTCCAGGCTGCGGAGAGGGAGCTCTCGGACCGCCTCCCTGGTTGGGAGATCTCCGATCTCGCGCCCACAGACGAGATTCCGGATGGATGGAAGACTTCCGAACCGCGCCGCATGGGACTTACCCGCTGGTCGGACATGTTCACTCCACGGCAGCTACTGGCAAACCTGACTGCGCTCGAAGAGACCCAGAAGATTGTCGCAGAGGCGAGAGAAGAGATTGGTGAGCCGTACGCGAAGGCGCTCGGACTCTATCTCGCGTTCGCGATCAGTAAGTGCCTGAACTACAACAGTCGGATGAGCGTCTGGCACTCATTGCGCCAAGTTACGGCGAACACATTCAGTCAGCATGACCTCTCATTCAAGATGTCGTTTGCTGAGCTCGATGCGGCACATTCGCTGCCGGACTGGGCGATTGATCAAATTCGGCGCACTTATGAAGGAACTGCTCGTCTCATTTCCGGCGGGGATCGATTCGACTCGTCTCGGGACGGCGGAAAGATTGAGATCATAAGTGGATCTGCTGCACAGCTGCCACTGAAGAGTGGATCCGTAGACCTCATCGTCACCGACCCTCCCTATTCGGATAACGTGATGTATGCGGAGCTGTCCGACTACTTCTATGTGTGGCTTAGGCGAGCGCTTAGGGACACGTGGCCGCAGTTTACCAATTTGGTCTCGACAGACAAGGTCTCCGAGGCCGTGGCCAATCCCTACCTATTCAAGGATATGGCGCCACCTGTTCGACGCGGTCGCAAGAAGTCAGACGTCAAGACGGCGGCTAAATTGGCTGATGACCGATACGAAGAGTTGATGAAGCAGTCGTTTCGTGAGGCTCACCGAGTATTGAAGTCTGACGGTGTGATGACAGTCATGTTCACGCACAAGAAGATTTCCGCCTGGGACACCCTTGGCTCGGCGCTTCTGGATTCTGGCTTCTCTATCAACTCGTCGTGGCCAGTCCATACAGAGAGCGAGAACTCCCTTCATCAGGCCAAGAAGAACTCGGCGAAATCTTCAATTTTCCTGGGATGTCGGAAGCGGGTGAATAGCGAACCCGCTTACTGGTCGGATATCCGACGCGATGTGGAGCGAGCTGCAGAAGATTCCGTAACGCGATTTGCTGCGCAGGGGATGACCGGAGTCGACCTCACGATCGCAACATATGGTCCGGTCCTTTCGGTGCTGTCCAATCGTTGGCCCGTTTACACCGGTGAATTGGATGGTGACGGTAACCCGGAGGTCTTGCGGCCCGACGCGGCGCTCGATTTGGCCCGCGAGAAGGTTGCCTCGCTCAAGAAGCGGGAGCTTCTGGGAGGTCGGGATATCGACTTCGACCGGGTCACTGACTGGTACTTGCTCGCCTGGAGCGACTTCGCTGCTGCGGAATTCCCGTATGACGAAGCAAGAAAGCTCTCAATCGCGACTCACCTTGAGCTCGATGATCTTGCTAAGAGGGACAAGGTGGTCAAGGCGTCGAGCGGAAGCGTTACCCTTCTCACGCCGGCGCAGCGAGTCACAGCGGGTGCGCTTGACCCGGATGCTGCGGAGCTTGGGACGTGGCTCGATCGGCTGCATGCTCTGATGGCGCTGTACGACTCAGATGGTCTCGGCGCAGCGAAGGCTTGGCTGAACCGCACAGGTCTGGCTGACGATTCCACTCTCACTGAGGTGGTTCGTGCAGCCCTCTACGCAATTCCTCGCGTCAAAGAGAAGGGCGCTTTTTCCCGGCCGGAGGCGCGAATCCTGGACAGCCTCCGAGCGGCACTGTTCGATCACATTGAGCCGCCGGCCGACGAGGTGCACCCTGTCTTGCAGCACGAGCAGCAGACCTTCGGATTCGATGTCTGAAATCAGTGTTACGTCGCCGCCGGGATTGAGGGGCTTGGACCTCAAGCCGGGTTATGACTCCAGCGATCGAGTGCTGGAGGCTTTCTACATCCCGGCACTGTCACGGTCGGTGCACTACGACCGCTCGGTCGGGTATTTTCGTTCCTCTTCCCTGAGCGTTGCTGCGCGCGGTTTGTCCCGCTTCATCAATAGTGGCGGCCGCGTGCGGCTGCTGTGCGGTGCTGAGGTCAGTTCGGGGGACCGGGACGCCCTTCTCGGTCGGGCCGAGATCGGCCCGGCGTTCGCCAAGAAACTCGCGGATGCTTTGGTTACTGAGTCCGAAGTGGATCGACGTCGCCTTGAGGTGCTCGCCTGGCTGGCGAAGGCGGGACGCCTAGATGTACGGATCGCAATCCCAGTTGACCACGATGGGACGCCTCTCGTCGGCGGCAGCATGGACCCGTACTTCCACGAGAAAATCGGGGTTCTGCGGGACGCGGCCGGCGATGGTGTTGCCTTCCAGGGATCGGTAAACGAGTCCGCCCAAGCCTGGACCCGCAACTTCGAGTCGTTCTCTGTTTATCCATCGTGGACTGAAGCGGCAACGTACTTCAGTCATTGGGCTCTGAAGTATGAGGAGCATTGGGCTGGCCGCATGGCTGGCTTCAAGGTGTACGCGTTGCCGGATGCCGCGTCGGAGCGCCTGTTGAGCATGGCGCCGGACGTGATGCCAGGGGAGAGGGATCCGGAAGAGCCAGAACCTATGGGCGATGATGCTGCAGTCGCTCGCTTTCTGCAGGTGGCTCCGGCTCTCGTGGGTGCAGAGGCTCTTCCAGTGGCAACGACGGGACTGACACTCTTCCCGCATCAGCAGCAGGTGGTTGAACGGCTTGCCGGTCTCTACCCTCGCTCCTGGCTGCTCGCCGACGAAGTCGGTCTCGGTAAGACGATCTCAGCTGGCATGTCATTGCGCCGACTCGTGCTGTCGAAGCGCGTGCGGCGTGCCCTGATCCTGGCCCCCGCGAACGTCTGTCGGCAGTGGCAGGACGAGCTCTTCGAGAAGTTCGGTCTTTGGGTTCCCCGCCTTGAAGGCGGCAAGATCTTTGGCGCGCACCCTGATGATGTGCGGAGTGTCGTACCGGGGGTGAATCCGTGGGAGTCTGAGCCGGTACTGATCGCCTCCAGCCACCTTGCGCGCCGGCCAGCCGAGCAGGAGCGCCTTCTTGCGGCCGGGCCGTATGACCTCGTGATTGTGGATGAGGCGCACCACGCTCGCCGCACTCACATTGATGAGGATGAATACCGCCCGGGTCGCCTGCTCGAACTGCTCGATCGCATCACACAACGAGGGGTGGCCAAGGCGCTCTGGTTGCTGACAGCGACACCCATGCAGGTCGCCCCGATCGAGCTGCGAGACCTACTTATCCACGTGGGTCTGCAGGGTCCTTTGGCAAACCCGCAGGCATTTGAAAAGTACTTCCGCGAAGTGGCCAAAGGCGACGGTCCAAAGGACCGAAAGACGGCCTGGGCATGGCTGGACCAGACGCTGCGCGATACGCCTCGGCTACCGCGTACAGCGGCAGAGGAAGTGGTCCTTCAGGGGATCCGAAGCCAAGTGGGACCGGTAGCTGCGGCCCGCATCGAGAAGTTCGGCACGGGTGACCTATCTGGGGAAGAGATTGTCCAGGAGCTGACACCCAGCGGACTGGCCGCGCTGCGGGAGTGGTTGTCTTTGCTCAGTCCTGTGGGGCAGTTCGTCACCCGCCACAGTCGTGAGACGTTGAAGATGTATCGCGATCGGGGCCTTCTCACGGAGAACCTTGCTGATCGGGACACTCAGCCGGTTGTTGTGCCCTTCACCCAAGAGGAGCAGGAACTCTATGACGAGCTGGACGACCTCATCGACCGGCTCATGTCCGTACATGGAAGTAAACGCGGCGCCGGCTTCGTATTGACCGTATACCGCCGGCGGCTGACTTCGTCCTGGGCAGCGATCCAATCGACGTTGACGAAACGGCTCAATCGCGAGGCCCTGGCCCTCGACGATGATCAAGCGGCAGAAGACCTTGAGGAGGCGTGGAGCGACGCTGGACTGGAGACCGGAGATGGGCACCAGGTCAACGACTCTCAGGCACTGCCACTGACACCGACGGAGATAGAGGACATCCGGGGGTACATCAGCCGGATGAAGAACGTGCCAGACTCGAAATTTGACCGGTTGCGCTCCGATTTGGACGCTGCCCGAGGGCGTGGGCACTCAACGATCGTCTTCACCCAATACACGGACACGCTTCTGAGTCTCCGTGACAGGCTTGTTGGAGCCTATAGATCACAGCTGGCCACCTTCACTGGGCAGGGCGGGCAGGTCTTCCGTGATCACGAAGGCTGGGTTGACATCTCCAAACGGGACCTCGTCGATGCTGTGCGCTCCGGCCGCGTGACTGTCCTGCTGGCCAACGACGCGGCAAGCGAGGGCCTCAACCTCCAGGCGTGCAGTTTCCTCATCAACTACGACATGCCGTGGAACCCGATGCGAGTTGAACAGCGCATCGGCCGCGTGGATCGTCTCGGTCAAGCGCGCGATGTGGTCCACATCCGAAGCTACTTTGTACCCAACACCGTTGAGCAAGACGTCTACGCTGCTCTCGCTGGACGGATCGACGACTTTCGTCAGCTGCTCGGTCAGCTTCAACCCATTCTCGGCGCCACCGAGCGCGCATTTCAGGCGATCTTCAAGGCGCCCAGGAGCGAGAGGGCATCGGCTCAGCAACAAGCGATCCGCGAGCTGGTCGATCAGATCGACTTCGTGCGACAGGAAGGTGTCGGCTTCGGTGCGGAGGATGCGATGCCGCTACCCGAGCACGCTCCCTCCCCTGTTGCCTTGGAGGACCTCCGCGAGGTCCTCTTCGAACGCTTCGGTGCCGTACTCGACAAGGCCGGCCGCCCCGTCACGTCTGACCCCGCGCGGGCATCGCGTGACGGGGAGAGCTGGACAGCTCTGGCGACGTATGGCCACCCAGCCTTGTCCGAGGTGCTCGCCCGTAGGGCGGGGGGAAATCTTCCTGACGACAGCGCGCTGGTCATCACCGGTGACGGGGCATGGCCGAGTGTTGCCGTAAGGGCTGACCGCACTCCGCCCACCGTGGTGCAAGGGCTGAAGGACATTGACAATCTCGGAGCGGCGGCTGCACGTGGTGAGGCTGAAGAGACAGCTAACACCATTCGGCTCGAAGCCATTGGAAGGCAACAGTCGTACGAAAATGCCCTCACCGACACTCGTCGGCAACAGGCGTTGGAAGGCATCCGCGCGAAGTTCATCGTCCTTGTTCACGAGGCGCTGGCAGCTGGTTGTGCGGCAGCGCGATACGAGAGTGGTGCCAGTGTTGACCCGCTGACCGTCTGGCATGCCCTGAACACGGACAGAACGTCGATGTGGGGTTACGCGGAAGCGATGCGTGCCAAGTTGAACGTGCCGCTTGCCCGACTGATTCCCGCCCGTCTAGGCAGTCAGAGGGAACCGATCTCGACAGAGGCTTGGGACGAACTGCGTCGCAAGCTCGGGCTTGAGCTGGGTGGGTTGATGACCTTGATGCGGGCCACATTCCTTGGGTTGTAAGGGAAGGCGTGGCAGGGCATTGCTGTGGGCGGTGGGCGCGCGCTGATCGCCTGGCCAGTCGACCCCAGCTCGCGGGACCTCTGTTGGGTAGACGCCGACATAAGGAAGGCAGGCTGCTCGCGACGGTTCGGTAGACAGTGGGCTGGGGGGAGATCGTGCCCTGATACCGAAGCGTGAGCGCTGCGTGAGCGGACTGGGTGGCACTAGGGTGGACACGGCGTCATGGTGATCAAGGTCAGACGCCTCTGATCTGGGGAAACGGGATTGAGCGGCACCGCCCAGCACCACCCGGGATGATCTTGCGGGCCCTCGTAATGCGTAGGTCTCGGGTTCGAATCCCGAAGGCGGCTCGGAATTACCCCAGGACTCACTCGCCGTGACCTGGGGTTTTTTCATGCCCGGGTGCGGCTGCGGCCCCCGGAGCGGTGTCGGGGCCCCTTGCTTGGCTCATTGGTCTAGTCCAAACTGATCGATTGACGAAGCCTCCGCGGAGTCGGCCATGCACAGCCCGCAATGCCACCGCCGGTCTTGATCGACACGTCGCGGTCATCGGATGAGGGGGATGCCATGTCAGAGAGGACGGCGGACACGGGGCTTCCCCGGGGAGGCCCGGCGGGCGAGGCCGGGTCGTTCGGTCCACGGCTCCAGGAGTTACGCGGGCGGGCAGGGCTGAGCCAGGAGGTGGCGGCGGCCCGGGCCGGGATCAGTACCAGGGCACTGCGGGACATCGAGCGCGGCCGGGTCCGGCGGCCCCAGTCGCGCACCCTCCAGCGGCTCGCCCAGGCGCTGGGGCTGACCAACGGCGAGCTGGCCGACCTGCTGGCCACCGCCGGCACCCCGCCCCCGCGCGACGCCGGCCGGCCGCGCCTGCTGATCCTCGGCCCGCTCTCCCTCCAGAGCGGCCGGACGCCCGTCCCCGTCACCAGCCCGATGCTGCGCCGGCTGCTCGGACTTCTCGCGCTCAAGCACCCCGAGCCCGCCACGCAGCAGGAGATCACCGACACCCTCTGGCCGTCCGGACCGCCCAGCTCCCACCAGAGCCTCGTCCACACCTACGTCAGCCAGGTCCGCCGGCTCCTCGAACAGGGCGCCCTGCGGACCGTCCCGCCCCCGACCGTCGTCCGGACGCCCACCGGCTACCTGCTGGAGGCCCCCCGCAACCAGATCGACCTCGGGCACTTCGACGACCTCCTCGCCGAGGCGGAGCGCCTGCACCGCGCGCCGGACCCGCGCGCCGCGTACGAGGCCCTGACGCGGGCCCTCCAGTGGTGGCGGGGCCCCGTGCTCGCGGACGGCGACCCGGTGCTGCGCCAGCATCCGGCCGCCGTGGTCGCCAACGAACGGCGGGTCAAGGCCGTGCTGTTGCACGCCGACACGGCGCTGCTGCTCGGCCGGTCCGAGGAGGCCGTCCCCGTGCTGTGGGACATGGTGAACACCGAGCCGCTCCACGAGGGCCTGCACGCCCGGCTGGTCCTCGCCCTCGGCAGCTGCGGGGAACAGGCCGCCGCGCTCAACGTCTACAACCGGCTCCGCGACCGCCTCGACGAGGAGCTCGGCATCGCACCCAGCGCGGAGGTCCGCGACGCCCATCTGCGGGTGCTGCGCCAGCAACTCCCCCTCGCGCAGCGCCGGGCCGAGCCGCCCGCCTCCCCCGAGCGCGCGGTGCCCGCCGGGCCCGCAGGCCGTGCGGCGTCCAGCGGACCGCTCCCCGCCCAACTGCCCGCCAGCGCAGGCTCGTACGTCGGACGGCGACGGCAGATGGGGGAGCTCGACGCCCTCGTCTCGCCCGACCCCGCGCGGCGCTCGCACCTCGTCGCCGTGGTCGGCGCCCCCGGCGTCGGCAAGACCGCCCTCGCCAAGCACTGGGCCCACGCCCGGCGCGAGCACTTCGCGGACGGGCAGCTCTTCGTCGACCTGCGCGGCCACTCCCCGCTCCCGACCCTCCGCCCCGCCGACGTCCTCGCGCAGTTCCTCCGCGCCCTCGGCGCCCCGCCCGACCAGCTGCCCGCGGACGAGGACGAGGCCGCCGCGCTGTACCGCACGCTGCTCGCCGACAAGCAGATGCTGATCGTCCTGGACAACGCCCGCGACGCCGAACAGGTCAGGCCCCTCATCCCCGGCGCCCAGGGCTGCGCCGTGGTGATCACCAGCCGCAGCCGGCTCGCGGGGCTCGTCGCGAGCGACGGCGCCCGCCAGCTCGTCCTGGACGTGCTCGATCCGGACGAGGCCCGCCAGCTCCTCGGCAGCACCATCGGCGAGAGACGGGTCGCGGCCGAGGAGGAGGCGGCCCGCAGACTCGTGCGGGTCTGCGGAGGCCTGCCGCTCGCCATCCGGATCGCCGGTGCCAATCTCCTCGCCCGCGACGCCGGCATCGCCGACTACTGCGCCGAGTTGGCCGGCGACGACATGCTCAGCCGGCTGCGCATCGAAGGGGACCGGCGCTCCACCGTGCGCGCCGCCTTCGACCTCTCCTACCGCGCGCTCCCGGCCGCGGCCCAGCGCATGTTCCGGCTCCTCAGCCTCATCCCCGGCCCCGACGTCACCGTCGCCGGCGCCGCGGCACTGGCGGACTCCGGCCCGGCCCAAGCGGCCTGCCTCCTCGTGAGCCTGACGAACGCCCATCTCGTACGCGAACGGGCCGCCGGCCGCTTCGGCATGCACGACCTGCTCCGCTCGTACGGCCGCGAGCTCGTCAGCCGCGAGGAGGCGCACGCCGCCCGGCAGCGGCTCTTCGACTGGTACCTCCGCCACACCGACGCGGCCGCCCGGCTGCTCTATCCGGCGGCAGGGGCCGACCCGGCCGGCGGGGCGGCTCCCTCGTCCGCTCCCTGGTCCGCCCGCGCGTCCGCCCCCGCTTCCTCGCCGGTCTTCGCCGGGCGGCGCGAGGCCTCGGAGTGGCTGGACAGCGAGCGGGAGAACCTGGCCGGCGCCGTCCTGCAGGCGTCCGGCGCCGGCTTCACCGCCCTCGCCTGGCGGCTGGCGGAGAGCCTGCACGACTACCTCTCGGTGGGGATGTACACCGGCGACTGCCTCAAGGTCGCGACCGCCAGCCTGTTCGCCGCCGTCGCCGACGGAGAGCTGCGCGCCCAGGCCGCCGCACAGCTGCGGCGCGCCGAATGCCACTGGGTCCTGGCCAACACCGCGCAGGCCCTGGAGCTCTTCGGCAGCGCCCTGGAGCTCGCGCGGCTGGCCGACTGGGGCGAGGGCCAGGCCCTGGCGCTGCGCCGCATCCGCGCCGCGCACCAGGAGGACGGCGGCATGCGGCCGGCCTGCGACCACCTCTCCCAGGCGCGGGGGCTCACCCGGCGCGGGAGCGGGGCGGAGGCCGCCGGCGACGTCACCGACCTCAGTGGTGTGAGCGACGTGAGTGGTGTGAGCGATATGAATGGCGTGAGT includes:
- a CDS encoding DUF1156 domain-containing protein; the encoded protein is MTRSLIEQWLPSASIGAESVRETGTFTALPPTFALHVWWARRPHIASRAAVVASALPAWPTPGEAEKDEDCARVLAGLQNEFPGGEKEYHAWFLMCLGIVGDPVSSRKAIAAAKEAGIKLPGNGYGYPRAFTESPGRENLERISRLSGLRSKTGSEETTLLDMFSGGGSIPFEAVRYGFDTYANELNPVASAILEGTVALPADLGVEFTQVISAWGNRWAGRVRKRLEEFYPLQGGETVVAYVWAHTVPCPTTGRPTPLSPNYWLARPASGLKVAVDLEIDHEKGTVKPRIVEGSAAATPGSRATYKNGTATSIWTGETFSGEYIQEMAQSGHLGQQLLALATTRSGVKGRRFRVPTSDDLAAVQAAERELSDRLPGWEISDLAPTDEIPDGWKTSEPRRMGLTRWSDMFTPRQLLANLTALEETQKIVAEAREEIGEPYAKALGLYLAFAISKCLNYNSRMSVWHSLRQVTANTFSQHDLSFKMSFAELDAAHSLPDWAIDQIRRTYEGTARLISGGDRFDSSRDGGKIEIISGSAAQLPLKSGSVDLIVTDPPYSDNVMYAELSDYFYVWLRRALRDTWPQFTNLVSTDKVSEAVANPYLFKDMAPPVRRGRKKSDVKTAAKLADDRYEELMKQSFREAHRVLKSDGVMTVMFTHKKISAWDTLGSALLDSGFSINSSWPVHTESENSLHQAKKNSAKSSIFLGCRKRVNSEPAYWSDIRRDVERAAEDSVTRFAAQGMTGVDLTIATYGPVLSVLSNRWPVYTGELDGDGNPEVLRPDAALDLAREKVASLKKRELLGGRDIDFDRVTDWYLLAWSDFAAAEFPYDEARKLSIATHLELDDLAKRDKVVKASSGSVTLLTPAQRVTAGALDPDAAELGTWLDRLHALMALYDSDGLGAAKAWLNRTGLADDSTLTEVVRAALYAIPRVKEKGAFSRPEARILDSLRAALFDHIEPPADEVHPVLQHEQQTFGFDV
- a CDS encoding DEAD/DEAH box helicase, with amino-acid sequence MDLKPGYDSSDRVLEAFYIPALSRSVHYDRSVGYFRSSSLSVAARGLSRFINSGGRVRLLCGAEVSSGDRDALLGRAEIGPAFAKKLADALVTESEVDRRRLEVLAWLAKAGRLDVRIAIPVDHDGTPLVGGSMDPYFHEKIGVLRDAAGDGVAFQGSVNESAQAWTRNFESFSVYPSWTEAATYFSHWALKYEEHWAGRMAGFKVYALPDAASERLLSMAPDVMPGERDPEEPEPMGDDAAVARFLQVAPALVGAEALPVATTGLTLFPHQQQVVERLAGLYPRSWLLADEVGLGKTISAGMSLRRLVLSKRVRRALILAPANVCRQWQDELFEKFGLWVPRLEGGKIFGAHPDDVRSVVPGVNPWESEPVLIASSHLARRPAEQERLLAAGPYDLVIVDEAHHARRTHIDEDEYRPGRLLELLDRITQRGVAKALWLLTATPMQVAPIELRDLLIHVGLQGPLANPQAFEKYFREVAKGDGPKDRKTAWAWLDQTLRDTPRLPRTAAEEVVLQGIRSQVGPVAAARIEKFGTGDLSGEEIVQELTPSGLAALREWLSLLSPVGQFVTRHSRETLKMYRDRGLLTENLADRDTQPVVVPFTQEEQELYDELDDLIDRLMSVHGSKRGAGFVLTVYRRRLTSSWAAIQSTLTKRLNREALALDDDQAAEDLEEAWSDAGLETGDGHQVNDSQALPLTPTEIEDIRGYISRMKNVPDSKFDRLRSDLDAARGRGHSTIVFTQYTDTLLSLRDRLVGAYRSQLATFTGQGGQVFRDHEGWVDISKRDLVDAVRSGRVTVLLANDAASEGLNLQACSFLINYDMPWNPMRVEQRIGRVDRLGQARDVVHIRSYFVPNTVEQDVYAALAGRIDDFRQLLGQLQPILGATERAFQAIFKAPRSERASAQQQAIRELVDQIDFVRQEGVGFGAEDAMPLPEHAPSPVALEDLREVLFERFGAVLDKAGRPVTSDPARASRDGESWTALATYGHPALSEVLARRAGGNLPDDSALVITGDGAWPSVAVRADRTPPTVVQGLKDIDNLGAAAARGEAEETANTIRLEAIGRQQSYENALTDTRRQQALEGIRAKFIVLVHEALAAGCAAARYESGASVDPLTVWHALNTDRTSMWGYAEAMRAKLNVPLARLIPARLGSQREPISTEAWDELRRKLGLELGGLMTLMRATFLGL
- a CDS encoding BTAD domain-containing putative transcriptional regulator, which codes for MSERTADTGLPRGGPAGEAGSFGPRLQELRGRAGLSQEVAAARAGISTRALRDIERGRVRRPQSRTLQRLAQALGLTNGELADLLATAGTPPPRDAGRPRLLILGPLSLQSGRTPVPVTSPMLRRLLGLLALKHPEPATQQEITDTLWPSGPPSSHQSLVHTYVSQVRRLLEQGALRTVPPPTVVRTPTGYLLEAPRNQIDLGHFDDLLAEAERLHRAPDPRAAYEALTRALQWWRGPVLADGDPVLRQHPAAVVANERRVKAVLLHADTALLLGRSEEAVPVLWDMVNTEPLHEGLHARLVLALGSCGEQAAALNVYNRLRDRLDEELGIAPSAEVRDAHLRVLRQQLPLAQRRAEPPASPERAVPAGPAGRAASSGPLPAQLPASAGSYVGRRRQMGELDALVSPDPARRSHLVAVVGAPGVGKTALAKHWAHARREHFADGQLFVDLRGHSPLPTLRPADVLAQFLRALGAPPDQLPADEDEAAALYRTLLADKQMLIVLDNARDAEQVRPLIPGAQGCAVVITSRSRLAGLVASDGARQLVLDVLDPDEARQLLGSTIGERRVAAEEEAARRLVRVCGGLPLAIRIAGANLLARDAGIADYCAELAGDDMLSRLRIEGDRRSTVRAAFDLSYRALPAAAQRMFRLLSLIPGPDVTVAGAAALADSGPAQAACLLVSLTNAHLVRERAAGRFGMHDLLRSYGRELVSREEAHAARQRLFDWYLRHTDAAARLLYPAAGADPAGGAAPSSAPWSARASAPASSPVFAGRREASEWLDSERENLAGAVLQASGAGFTALAWRLAESLHDYLSVGMYTGDCLKVATASLFAAVADGELRAQAAAQLRRAECHWVLANTAQALELFGSALELARLADWGEGQALALRRIRAAHQEDGGMRPACDHLSQARGLTRRGSGAEAAGDVTDLSGVSDVSGVSDMNGVSGVRNVGLTC